In the Ictalurus punctatus breed USDA103 chromosome 7, Coco_2.0, whole genome shotgun sequence genome, one interval contains:
- the zgc:194655 gene encoding uncharacterized protein zgc:194655, with the protein MGDIYQIQVVGFRGEKKTVDVATSEDDFNKTTISAFKEKLVVKFPELKGSEFRMMFTDIQLQDSDTFSMRKIQNKSTIFLIVRMPGGAPPHTHTHTHTHNAG; encoded by the exons ATGGGGGACATTTATCAAATTCAGGTTGTTGGTTTtaggggagaaaagaaaaccgTCGACGTTGCAACCTCTGAAGATGATTTCAACAAAACAACTATTTCGGCTTTCAAAGAAAAGCTCGTGGTGAAGTTTCCGGAGCTTAAAG GTTCGGAATTCAGAATGATGTTCACTGATATCCAGCTTCAGGACTCCGACACTTTCTCCATGCGCAAGATCCAGAATAAATCCACAATCTTCCTGATCGTCCGCATGCCGGGAGgagcccccccccacacacacacacacacacacacacacaatgcggGGTGA